A region from the Stygiolobus caldivivus genome encodes:
- a CDS encoding YncE family protein, with translation MRRYNSVRLVAIKALIIIVVVLAPLTLLPSLGILTVHGDTNNTPDIGYVKYTLVLYDGTLYQGNVVNNNNHGVTANLMAYDPSNGYLYVTSVNSDKVYVINTSTNRVINTICVCNNPFGIAYDPSNGNVYVTNLEFDVICVINTSTDKSVNRIPVGSNPCRVAYDPSNSYIYVTNCGSNTVSVINPSTNKVVNCICVGKRPIGVAYAPSNGYIYVTNCVSWTVSVIDPSTNNVVASIPVGKYPFGIAYDPSNGYLYVANGGSSSVSVIDPSTNQVVGTIPVGNKPLCIAYDAGNGYLYVTNYGSNTVSVIDPSTNQVVGTIPVGKGPFGVTYDPYNGYVYVANAGSGSISIIPTVPANSSQLAELTAKSPSNITGKIPTPPAPPTTTSTGIPPVSLAIIGVAVVILIGIVVASIRKK, from the coding sequence ATGAGGAGGTATAACAGTGTCAGGTTAGTAGCCATTAAGGCGTTAATAATAATAGTAGTAGTATTGGCCCCTTTAACGTTGTTACCTAGCTTGGGCATATTAACAGTACACGGTGACACAAACAATACCCCTGATATCGGGTATGTAAAATACACACTAGTTTTGTACGACGGGACGTTATACCAAGGTAACGTAGTCAATAATAACAATCACGGCGTGACTGCGAACCTTATGGCTTACGACCCGTCCAACGGTTACTTATACGTGACAAGCGTTAATTCTGATAAAGTTTATGTAATTAACACGTCCACTAACCGAGTAATAAACACTATATGCGTTTGTAATAACCCGTTTGGCATCGCGTATGACCCATCTAACGGCAATGTATACGTGACGAACCTAGAGTTTGATGTAATTTGTGTAATTAACACGTCCACGGATAAATCCGTAAATCGCATACCCGTAGGTAGTAATCCGTGTAGGGTCGCTTACGACCCTTCAAACAGCTACATATACGTGACAAACTGTGGTTCCAATACGGTTTCGGTAATTAACCCGTCTACAAACAAAGTCGTGAATTGTATATGTGTGGGTAAAAGGCCCATAGGGGTCGCTTACGCCCCTTCAAACGGCTACATATACGTGACAAACTGTGTTTCTTGGACAGTTTCCGTGATCGACCCGTCTACAAACAATGTAGTAGCATCAATACCCGTAGGTAAATACCCGTTTGGCATAGCTTACGACCCTAGTAACGGCTACTTATACGTGGCTAACGGCGGTTCCAGTTCAGTTTCCGTGATCGACCCGTCTACAAACCAGGTGGTAGGGACGATACCAGTAGGAAATAAACCGCTCTGTATAGCGTATGACGCCGGTAACGGTTACTTATACGTGACAAACTATGGGTCAAATACGGTCTCAGTAATTGACCCGTCTACAAACCAAGTGGTAGGGACGATACCAGTAGGGAAAGGCCCATTTGGTGTCACTTACGACCCCTACAATGGTTATGTATACGTGGCAAACGCTGGGTCTGGGTCCATTAGTATTATCCCTACAGTACCGGCGAACTCTTCGCAGCTAGCGGAGCTTACCGCGAAAAGTCCGTCGAATATTACGGGAAAGATACCAACACCTCCGGCTCCACCCACTACGACTTCTACCGGTATACCTCCCGTGTCTCTCGCAATAATCGGGGTCGCAGTTGTTATTCTAATCGGTATAGTGGTAGCGTCAATCAGGAAGAAATAG
- a CDS encoding serine/threonine-protein kinase, translated as MTKTWKTALSTSLLLIFYFIYLVDFGGLNLAHISSAGLTTSGWLALLSLSLALAAIYLPKKANSPLAVITPLLGSCAIDFYLSSGVPIGLFLLLYAVVPFIASGVGELVGAGVFVSFIYALASANYPGYWVPFLLLIPIAVAYWSAKDELMRQKDIDTVDLIALIILLLFPFPLIAFNTGSPLGILMYLSAMALVFAGIVMKLRGKKSAWPFVASAILTYFAPIVLYSQLACSVNYAATFINAYDLFFYGSLALVFYLPALLIRPYTSLALLFTPILLGITAALLTYFNTTFYFAAIDPWLVVMTTLPKSPAVEDFFFPWSPPVLYSVQTQVPAQPQYLAQQQYLRPAQVQQFSPQVRFILKGLPPMVRAVIAVGNVTCDGDALIDCNGYGNWSAFPVKVGQYVYYPNPGSGYANPGDVITVYYVPSALPYQVQPPAQPPQTYTYAPSRPLGKVSITSFDPNALLNRRLGVYKVKSIIGSGGFGYVYLGELGGDYYAIKVLKVDKGDPVAYFQGLFHEANNLVDLSNHPNIVKIYAVNVDLNVIDRALSGDFSPYYADPPRIVMEYMGGGSLEKYLNNDMFFYSMNWEVAVRKAVRQVAEALAHIHGRGYVHSDVKPQNVFLTGEPKYPSELPSVDFKLGDLGSATRFGKDISQVTLEYSPPEVFTSKASPLMDVFALGMTLYVLLTRKVDRPDFQVMNEAFDCYVNKDVNCIKDKVEEAKRLLASWDPQVSEPYKSLIKAMVEPDPAKRPTALEVANRLR; from the coding sequence ATGACTAAGACGTGGAAAACAGCACTTTCGACATCACTACTCCTCATCTTTTACTTTATTTACTTAGTGGACTTTGGGGGACTCAACTTAGCCCACATAAGCTCGGCGGGACTCACGACGTCGGGCTGGCTCGCCTTGCTCTCGCTTTCCCTGGCCCTCGCGGCAATTTACCTACCGAAAAAGGCTAACTCCCCCTTAGCTGTTATAACCCCACTACTCGGCTCGTGTGCGATCGACTTTTACTTATCGTCGGGTGTCCCCATCGGGCTCTTCCTTTTGTTATACGCAGTAGTCCCCTTCATAGCGTCAGGGGTCGGGGAGTTAGTAGGTGCTGGGGTGTTCGTGTCCTTTATCTACGCCCTCGCGTCTGCTAATTACCCCGGGTATTGGGTGCCCTTCCTCCTCTTAATACCCATTGCAGTGGCTTACTGGTCGGCAAAGGACGAACTGATGCGCCAAAAAGACATAGACACAGTCGACTTAATAGCGCTCATAATACTCCTCCTGTTCCCGTTCCCGCTTATCGCCTTTAACACGGGCTCGCCACTCGGCATCTTAATGTACCTTTCGGCTATGGCCCTCGTATTCGCGGGGATCGTGATGAAATTAAGGGGAAAGAAATCGGCTTGGCCCTTCGTGGCTTCCGCGATATTGACATACTTCGCCCCTATAGTCCTCTACTCCCAGCTCGCATGCTCCGTAAATTACGCGGCAACTTTCATTAACGCCTACGACCTCTTCTTTTACGGCTCCCTAGCTTTGGTCTTCTACCTCCCCGCACTCCTTATCAGACCATATACATCGCTTGCGCTCTTATTCACCCCGATACTCTTGGGGATAACCGCTGCTTTGCTGACCTATTTCAATACGACTTTCTACTTCGCGGCTATCGACCCTTGGCTCGTAGTCATGACGACGCTCCCTAAGAGCCCCGCGGTCGAAGACTTCTTCTTCCCTTGGAGTCCCCCCGTGCTGTATTCGGTGCAGACACAGGTCCCGGCCCAACCCCAATATTTGGCCCAACAGCAGTATTTAAGGCCTGCACAAGTGCAACAGTTCTCCCCACAAGTCAGGTTCATACTTAAGGGGCTACCGCCGATGGTTAGGGCAGTAATAGCGGTGGGGAACGTCACGTGTGACGGCGACGCGTTAATAGACTGCAACGGGTACGGGAACTGGAGTGCTTTTCCGGTAAAAGTGGGGCAGTACGTTTACTACCCCAACCCCGGCTCGGGCTATGCCAACCCGGGAGACGTAATAACGGTATACTACGTCCCGTCTGCTTTGCCGTATCAGGTCCAGCCCCCAGCTCAGCCCCCTCAGACCTATACCTATGCCCCCTCAAGGCCCTTAGGGAAAGTCAGTATTACGAGCTTTGACCCGAACGCCCTGCTAAACAGGAGGCTCGGTGTGTATAAGGTCAAGTCTATAATAGGTAGCGGGGGGTTCGGTTACGTCTATTTGGGTGAGTTGGGTGGCGATTATTACGCGATTAAGGTACTTAAGGTGGACAAGGGCGACCCGGTGGCGTACTTCCAAGGGCTCTTCCATGAGGCTAACAACTTAGTGGACTTGTCCAACCACCCTAACATAGTCAAGATTTACGCAGTAAACGTGGACTTGAACGTAATAGATAGGGCGTTGAGTGGGGACTTTAGTCCTTACTACGCCGACCCCCCCAGGATAGTCATGGAATATATGGGGGGCGGGAGCCTGGAGAAGTACCTAAACAACGACATGTTCTTTTACTCGATGAACTGGGAAGTAGCCGTCAGGAAGGCGGTGAGGCAAGTAGCAGAGGCCTTGGCCCACATCCACGGTAGGGGGTACGTACATTCGGACGTAAAGCCGCAGAACGTGTTCCTGACTGGGGAGCCTAAGTACCCGTCGGAGTTGCCCTCCGTCGACTTTAAGTTAGGGGATTTAGGTAGTGCGACCAGGTTTGGGAAGGACATAAGCCAAGTGACTTTAGAGTATTCTCCACCGGAGGTGTTTACGAGTAAGGCGTCGCCTTTGATGGACGTCTTCGCGCTGGGTATGACACTGTATGTGCTGTTGACTAGGAAGGTGGATAGACCCGACTTTCAGGTGATGAACGAGGCTTTTGACTGTTATGTTAATAAAGACGTGAACTGTATCAAGGACAAAGTTGAGGAAGCGAAGCGTTTACTGGCCTCTTGGGACCCGCAAGTTTCGGAACCTTATAAGAGCTTAATTAAAGCTATGGTAGAACCAGACCCTGCGAAGAGGCCTACCGCACTGGAAGTCGCTAATAGGCTGAGATGA
- a CDS encoding YncE family protein: MKKTPVAISLLFVILFLSEIAVTAHTLVEYKVTASQETYYLYDGQRYNGACTATPSEGWELKSAVFDPVTGYVYAVNPDLNSVVVFDPQNDSYIGCITVGKDPVSISINPSNGYLYVANEETATVSVIDPVTEKVVNSIYVGGCPVALVYDPNDSYIYVFNYQSSGACCVLEAVNDKGVVAKIPLEYRFKAAVYDPVTGYVVFSDTFGNIYAVEGTKVVAKNTDVEFNGSLISEICALSVNPKTGVIYGVSSYHVLAFNPYTLNVTSGVQFAKGIEVEAAVYYKDGIVYTLGCYYSCESLYMADFNNDSVQTILSFPDMYSLGYPFAKYYTLLIDSNNGELISTGASPNPVAVINTTTHSFMGIGEDVKDRSGVYDPVTGMVYVADFYSDIIYAINPHTGQVEKILHTTFTPSAITYNPENGYLYVTSYKWDALVEENPYNGQIIWNTTVGKRPMDVVYDTANGLLYVANERSDTVTVVDPNNGSIVAGVEVGSDPIFLTYNPSNGEVYVADVNGENVCIINGTSVVGSIEVNFNPVTVKYINGTLFIAGGDLGLLGYTFPTLSVYNLSNGKYVVNMSMSSLPYNIYYDKERDAVYVLQSGLGNGYTRGQGTLTVLNSTDLKVVADIKVGVTPSSLAELPNGTLFVMDEGEGAISIVTLNITWVEVTTSTSVPPATTTSTVNTTSTTTSTITSTNTSTVTSTTHTTSTTAPAVSVSTSTVPPSYTTTSEIVVPPQTSTSNVFNVFLKNPLLLVLIIVVIAAVVALTLVLAMRK; encoded by the coding sequence TTGAAGAAGACCCCTGTTGCCATATCTCTGTTATTTGTTATCTTGTTCTTATCAGAGATCGCCGTAACTGCCCACACTCTAGTAGAGTATAAGGTCACAGCGTCACAAGAGACCTATTACCTTTACGACGGTCAGCGGTATAACGGGGCCTGCACAGCAACTCCCAGTGAGGGATGGGAGCTGAAAAGTGCAGTGTTCGACCCTGTGACGGGATATGTATACGCCGTGAACCCTGACCTGAACTCGGTAGTAGTATTCGACCCCCAGAACGATAGTTATATAGGGTGTATAACGGTAGGTAAAGACCCCGTCTCCATTTCAATAAACCCCTCTAACGGCTACCTATACGTGGCAAATGAAGAAACGGCTACGGTCTCTGTCATCGACCCCGTGACGGAAAAGGTAGTGAACTCGATATACGTAGGGGGTTGCCCCGTCGCCCTAGTCTACGACCCTAACGACAGTTACATTTACGTCTTCAACTATCAAAGTAGTGGAGCCTGTTGTGTCTTGGAAGCAGTCAACGACAAAGGCGTGGTCGCCAAGATACCCCTAGAGTACAGGTTTAAAGCCGCAGTCTACGACCCCGTGACGGGGTATGTGGTGTTTAGCGACACGTTCGGTAACATATACGCGGTAGAGGGCACTAAGGTAGTGGCTAAAAACACTGACGTCGAGTTCAATGGCTCACTCATAAGTGAGATATGTGCTCTTTCAGTAAACCCCAAGACTGGGGTAATTTACGGAGTGAGCTCATACCACGTCCTCGCGTTTAACCCGTACACCCTTAACGTGACTTCAGGCGTACAATTCGCGAAAGGCATTGAGGTGGAAGCTGCGGTATATTACAAGGACGGGATAGTATACACACTAGGGTGCTATTACAGTTGCGAGTCCCTCTATATGGCCGACTTCAACAACGACAGTGTACAAACGATATTGAGCTTTCCCGACATGTATAGCCTTGGGTACCCGTTTGCCAAGTACTATACGTTGCTAATAGACTCAAATAACGGGGAGTTAATATCTACTGGGGCGTCCCCGAACCCCGTCGCTGTAATAAACACGACCACACACTCTTTCATGGGGATAGGTGAAGACGTAAAGGACAGGTCTGGTGTGTACGACCCCGTAACGGGGATGGTATATGTCGCGGACTTCTACTCTGATATCATATACGCGATAAACCCCCACACAGGGCAAGTGGAAAAAATCCTGCATACTACTTTCACGCCCAGTGCCATTACTTATAACCCCGAGAACGGTTACTTGTACGTGACGAGTTATAAGTGGGACGCACTGGTAGAGGAAAACCCATATAACGGGCAAATTATCTGGAACACGACTGTAGGGAAGAGGCCGATGGACGTGGTCTATGACACGGCGAACGGCCTACTCTACGTGGCCAACGAGAGGTCTGATACAGTGACCGTAGTAGACCCGAACAACGGTTCAATAGTCGCAGGAGTAGAGGTCGGGTCAGATCCCATTTTCTTGACTTATAACCCGAGTAACGGAGAGGTCTATGTCGCCGACGTGAACGGAGAGAACGTCTGCATTATAAACGGCACTTCGGTAGTAGGCTCGATTGAGGTCAATTTTAACCCGGTGACGGTAAAGTACATAAATGGCACCCTCTTCATCGCGGGTGGAGACCTTGGCTTACTGGGCTACACTTTCCCTACCCTCAGCGTCTATAACCTCAGTAACGGTAAATACGTCGTAAACATGTCCATGTCCTCATTACCTTACAACATTTACTACGACAAGGAGAGGGACGCGGTTTATGTGTTACAGAGCGGGCTAGGAAATGGTTACACTCGGGGCCAGGGTACGCTGACCGTCCTAAACTCGACCGACTTAAAGGTAGTCGCGGACATTAAAGTAGGCGTGACTCCCAGCTCGTTAGCAGAGTTACCGAACGGCACCTTGTTCGTCATGGACGAAGGCGAGGGGGCCATCAGCATCGTTACACTCAACATAACCTGGGTGGAGGTTACAACGTCTACCTCAGTACCGCCCGCCACGACTACGAGTACCGTGAATACGACGTCTACTACCACCTCGACTATTACGAGCACTAACACGTCTACCGTGACCAGCACTACACACACTACGTCTACGACAGCCCCTGCAGTATCTGTGAGTACCTCTACTGTACCGCCCTCTTACACTACGACATCTGAAATAGTGGTCCCACCGCAGACGAGCACGTCAAACGTATTCAATGTGTTCCTTAAAAACCCGCTATTACTAGTCCTTATCATAGTGGTCATTGCGGCAGTCGTGGCACTGACCTTGGTCTTGGCCATGAGAAAGTAA
- a CDS encoding ATP-binding protein yields the protein MDREKLVQTLADWNFWYRQQFTGVPREYTEEVVKVLEGGLVCDIIGVKRSGKSTIINQAVRKLVEEKGVDPLLTLIVNFEDPRLSEIDSGEKLFELFNTYKEEAGIKGKPYVFLDEVQRVKGWEGFVRSLIDRKEAFIAVSGSTSRVNKGRVKEVLAGRHVSVEVTPLSFKEFLDFKGVKVERPIDLLAKGSEMRSLFSEYLKYGGFPLVVNSNIKESIILQLYDDIISKDVIEDCGIVKADKLRALALFYVSNIGNRISFRRVSRSLQIPLRTVERFTSCIENSMLIHFVKPLSPSLSEMVRGERKVYSVDTGLSNVVGYRLNQNLGSLLENMVYLELKRRYGSGSIYYYRGKNEVDFVIVRDNEVTEAYQVTYTLNDERELKGLKEVLRKKKVDAYVLTFDDKEREEDGVRVLKAWRWALGYTGNE from the coding sequence GTGGACAGGGAAAAACTGGTGCAAACACTCGCGGACTGGAACTTCTGGTATAGACAGCAGTTCACCGGGGTGCCCAGGGAGTACACCGAGGAGGTTGTCAAGGTCTTAGAGGGAGGGCTGGTGTGTGACATAATAGGCGTTAAGAGGTCAGGCAAGTCGACTATAATAAACCAAGCTGTGAGGAAATTGGTCGAGGAGAAAGGCGTAGACCCCCTCCTCACCCTCATCGTGAACTTTGAAGACCCCAGGCTGTCCGAGATAGACAGCGGGGAGAAGCTCTTTGAGCTGTTTAACACCTACAAGGAGGAGGCGGGAATAAAAGGTAAGCCTTACGTCTTCCTGGACGAGGTACAGAGGGTGAAGGGCTGGGAGGGGTTTGTAAGGTCTTTAATAGACAGGAAAGAAGCGTTCATAGCCGTCTCGGGCTCTACGTCCAGAGTAAATAAGGGTAGGGTAAAGGAAGTGTTAGCGGGCAGACACGTGTCGGTAGAAGTCACGCCCCTCTCCTTTAAGGAGTTCCTCGACTTTAAGGGAGTGAAGGTAGAAAGGCCCATCGACTTATTAGCTAAGGGTAGTGAAATGAGGTCGCTCTTTTCGGAGTACCTCAAGTACGGGGGTTTCCCGCTCGTCGTTAACAGCAACATCAAGGAAAGCATAATCCTACAGCTCTATGACGACATTATAAGCAAGGACGTGATAGAAGACTGCGGTATAGTGAAGGCCGATAAGCTCAGGGCGTTAGCCTTATTTTATGTGTCTAACATAGGTAACCGCATATCGTTCAGGAGGGTGTCCCGTTCCCTCCAGATCCCTTTGAGGACGGTGGAGAGGTTCACCTCGTGTATCGAAAACTCGATGCTCATACACTTCGTCAAGCCGCTCTCCCCTTCCCTCTCGGAGATGGTAAGGGGGGAAAGGAAGGTCTACAGCGTCGACACCGGGCTGTCTAACGTGGTGGGGTACAGGCTAAACCAGAACTTGGGCTCACTCCTCGAAAACATGGTGTACTTAGAGCTTAAAAGGCGTTACGGTAGCGGGTCTATTTACTACTACCGCGGTAAGAACGAAGTAGACTTCGTCATAGTGAGGGACAACGAGGTCACGGAGGCTTACCAAGTGACTTATACGCTCAACGACGAAAGGGAACTGAAAGGGCTAAAAGAGGTGCTGAGGAAAAAGAAGGTCGACGCGTACGTCCTGACCTTCGACGACAAAGAGAGGGAAGAGGACGGGGTGAGGGTACTTAAGGCTTGGAGATGGGCGTTAGGGTACACCGGTAACGAGTAG
- a CDS encoding YncE family protein has translation MVGIWRVLVTALLLVFLGTSLNSVMVTMAVAQTINIPSTGYVKYTLVLYNNTLLPGNVAVESHYTVPKGIAYDPSNGYLYVASCTTPGYVYVINSQTNRVVTEIQVGSNPYGAIYDPSNGYIYVTDTASNAVSVINPSTNQVISTIHGLGANPEGIAYDPSNKYIYVADLHYYAVSVINPSTNKVVSNITVRANPWCIAYDPSNGYLYVTDYFIGCITIINPSTNSVEGNIQFTMPHPIGITYVNGYIYVADPQCNVVAVINPSTDKVVGTIHSLGISPVRVAYAPSNGYLYVANYKSDFVSVVNPSTDKVIANIPVGSGSSFILYDPSNGYLYVTHPQSGTISIIATKYPESTLLTYIIIVVAEVVVAVVAVILARR, from the coding sequence GTGGTAGGTATCTGGAGGGTGTTGGTGACAGCTTTGTTACTCGTCTTTTTGGGGACGAGCCTTAACTCGGTAATGGTTACAATGGCCGTGGCACAAACAATTAATATCCCGAGCACTGGCTATGTAAAATATACGCTAGTACTTTACAACAACACGTTACTACCGGGGAACGTGGCGGTAGAAAGCCATTACACCGTACCGAAGGGCATAGCTTACGACCCCTCTAACGGGTACTTATACGTAGCCAGCTGTACTACGCCGGGTTACGTGTACGTCATTAACTCCCAGACTAACAGAGTGGTGACGGAAATACAAGTGGGGAGTAACCCCTACGGGGCCATTTACGACCCGTCAAACGGGTACATATACGTGACTGATACTGCTTCTAACGCGGTCTCTGTTATAAACCCCTCTACGAACCAAGTGATATCTACGATACACGGGTTGGGGGCTAACCCTGAGGGCATAGCCTACGACCCGTCTAACAAGTACATTTACGTTGCGGACCTCCACTATTACGCGGTCTCTGTTATTAACCCGTCGACAAACAAAGTGGTATCTAACATAACAGTAAGGGCTAACCCGTGGTGCATAGCTTACGACCCCTCCAACGGGTACTTATACGTAACAGATTATTTTATAGGTTGTATCACCATCATAAACCCCTCTACGAACAGTGTTGAGGGGAATATACAATTCACAATGCCACATCCTATTGGGATCACTTATGTTAATGGTTACATATACGTAGCGGACCCGCAGTGTAACGTCGTAGCCGTTATTAACCCGTCAACGGATAAAGTAGTGGGGACTATACACAGCTTAGGGATATCCCCTGTAAGGGTGGCTTATGCCCCCTCGAACGGGTACTTATATGTTGCTAATTATAAGTCTGATTTTGTCTCTGTCGTAAACCCTTCAACGGATAAAGTCATAGCTAACATACCGGTGGGGTCAGGCTCGTCTTTTATCCTCTATGACCCTTCCAACGGGTACTTATACGTCACACACCCGCAATCAGGTACCATCAGCATTATTGCCACAAAGTACCCTGAAAGTACGCTCCTAACGTATATAATTATAGTTGTCGCAGAAGTAGTAGTAGCCGTCGTAGCAGTCATATTAGCGAGGAGGTGA
- a CDS encoding protein kinase domain-containing protein yields the protein MKYTLTGAFIGGFSLGLALYLWAGLVSTQLRVPNPSNLSMIYGILFAVVLSMAVMVDSLGRKGVTLIASTLIVSYLLPLLYVLFTDPGIARYVAELTAVLSVPGLIPGLMVSYKGNSTKEGILKRLAISLTLFNIIANMVIEGFTGITFPDFVLLNSMFITAGLSVKQAAASPILVPAQQTRYRQARPRATGQPRQVRGNPQKATVILGLPPNCVTVAYVNGTSFVPVVDPQYGPVLEFNTDTLITLVPTVCQGVTYTPVRTSVRAEVGKVTIVNYIPLTPGSQPTPQPRTSLTTPSKVLGIRSLNDWDPQIWVNRRLSVYQVKKVIGEGGNGYVLKGEVNGKNVAIKVFKLYGGTPDEYFNELASEASNLINLSRHSNIVKIYAVDADSFIISDILKGNLNLYLSNPPMIVMELMEGGTLKDILEDDNFFYSSMWKRAVLRAICEVATALDYIHSQGFVHMDVKPQNIFLDSKPKDPYSLGSVHFKLGDLGSAVRVNGRIKQVTPEYAPPDVFRGTASQDLDIFALGMTAYVLLSRKIGRPDLDEMNDALDCYIRKDMACVRDKVEKAKVKLMWWNFNIDPSVDVIIRSMVSVDPGKRPRARDVVSMIKGLDPTIC from the coding sequence ATGAAGTATACACTGACTGGAGCATTTATAGGAGGTTTCTCACTGGGACTGGCGCTATATTTATGGGCAGGACTAGTGTCTACACAGTTAAGGGTGCCAAACCCGTCAAACTTGAGCATGATTTACGGTATATTGTTTGCTGTAGTCTTATCCATGGCTGTAATGGTGGATTCTTTAGGACGTAAAGGAGTAACGTTGATAGCCTCCACCCTAATAGTGTCTTACCTTCTCCCGCTCTTATACGTTTTATTTACAGACCCCGGTATAGCCCGATACGTAGCGGAATTGACAGCCGTCCTATCAGTCCCGGGGCTCATACCCGGCTTAATGGTCAGTTATAAGGGTAACAGTACTAAAGAGGGGATATTAAAAAGGCTAGCTATCTCGCTCACCCTATTTAACATTATAGCAAACATGGTTATTGAGGGCTTTACGGGTATCACGTTCCCTGATTTTGTCCTTCTTAACTCGATGTTTATTACGGCTGGGCTCTCCGTTAAGCAAGCGGCAGCGTCTCCTATACTAGTACCAGCCCAACAAACTCGATACCGACAAGCCCGACCCCGTGCCACGGGTCAACCCCGACAAGTAAGGGGTAACCCGCAGAAAGCGACGGTGATATTGGGGTTGCCCCCTAACTGTGTGACTGTAGCATACGTAAACGGGACTAGTTTTGTCCCTGTCGTCGACCCCCAATATGGCCCCGTGCTCGAGTTCAACACCGACACCTTAATAACTTTAGTCCCTACTGTGTGCCAAGGTGTAACTTATACCCCTGTCCGGACTTCCGTGAGGGCTGAGGTAGGTAAAGTCACAATAGTCAACTACATCCCTTTGACACCTGGCTCGCAACCTACCCCCCAACCACGTACTAGCCTAACGACTCCGTCTAAAGTCCTCGGGATAAGGAGCTTAAACGACTGGGACCCGCAAATATGGGTAAACCGTAGGCTTTCAGTATACCAAGTAAAAAAGGTGATAGGGGAAGGGGGGAACGGCTACGTGTTAAAGGGCGAAGTGAACGGGAAAAACGTAGCCATAAAGGTGTTCAAACTCTACGGCGGTACACCCGACGAGTACTTCAATGAACTCGCGAGCGAGGCCTCAAACTTGATAAACCTCTCCAGACACTCGAACATCGTGAAGATCTACGCCGTTGATGCAGACTCTTTTATCATCAGTGATATACTGAAGGGTAACCTGAACTTGTACTTGTCCAACCCGCCTATGATAGTCATGGAGTTAATGGAAGGGGGGACTCTTAAGGACATCTTGGAGGACGACAACTTCTTCTACAGCTCTATGTGGAAGCGGGCAGTACTAAGGGCTATTTGTGAAGTAGCCACGGCCTTGGACTACATACATTCTCAGGGCTTTGTCCACATGGACGTAAAGCCGCAGAACATCTTCCTCGACTCCAAGCCCAAAGACCCGTATAGCTTAGGTTCAGTACACTTTAAACTAGGGGACTTGGGGAGCGCGGTAAGGGTAAACGGCAGGATCAAGCAGGTAACACCTGAATATGCTCCGCCCGACGTGTTCAGGGGTACAGCAAGCCAAGACCTCGACATATTTGCACTGGGGATGACCGCTTACGTCCTGTTAAGCCGTAAGATAGGCAGGCCGGACTTAGACGAGATGAACGACGCTTTAGACTGTTATATTAGGAAAGACATGGCGTGTGTGAGAGATAAGGTGGAAAAGGCTAAGGTAAAGTTAATGTGGTGGAACTTTAATATAGACCCTTCGGTGGACGTTATAATAAGGTCCATGGTCTCGGTAGACCCCGGTAAGAGACCGAGGGCGAGGGATGTAGTAAGTATGATAAAGGGACTCGACCCGACTATCTGTTAA